One Candidatus Symbiobacter mobilis CR genomic window, GGCCTGAATAAGCGCACGTCGTCTGTGAAACTGGAGCGGGAGACGGGAATCGAACCCGCGTCATTAGCTTGGAAGGCTAGGGTTCTGCCATTGAACTACTCCCGCCTGGAGGCCAATATCGAATCCAGCATGGAACCAAATACCGATCCCGATTTCGGACCCAATATCGAACTCGATTTCTAGCGGCATGCACGATGCCTACACACCGCACACTTCCAGAACGTTCCGTGGTGGAGAGGGATGGATTCGAACCATCGTACTCGCAAGAGGGCAGATTTACAGTCTGCTGCCATTAACCACTCGGCCACCTCTCCACTGCGAACCGAAGATTATGCCACTGCCCACACAGTGCTTTTGGCACGCGGCACGATAGACACACTCTCGACGCATGTAGTACTCCCCATCCTAGGGGAATGCTATGAAGATGGAGGAGGGACTGGCGTCACAGCATCCTGGTTGTGCTGCAAACGCCAATCCCGAGCCTGAGAAAAATGTCCGCATCCAAGAAAAGGAATAGGTGGACGATGGGCCGACAGCGGAGAGGGATGGTTCGCACAAAGCACCAGATGCCGCGAAGCATCGATCAGCGGGCGCTTCCCTTGGGCGTGGCTGCCCCACAACATGAACACGACTGCGCTGGCCTGCTGCGATACCTCGCGAATGACAGCATCCGTCAAAGCCTCCCACCCTTTGCCCGAGTGACTGGCCGGTGCGCCTTCCTCGACGGTCAGACAGGTGTTGAGCAGCAAGACCCCATGCCTGGCCCATCGCAACAAACTTCCCCCCGGATTCGGAAATGCAGGGACAGGCTCTCCCAGATCGCGCTGCAACTCCTGAAAGATGTTTCGCAAGGAAGGCGGAATCGGTACCCCCGGGGGGACGGAAAACGCCAATCCTTCCGCCTGCCCGCGCCCATGGTAAGGATCTTGCCCAAGAATGACGACACGCACCCTCGACAGGGGGGTCAGCTCC contains:
- a CDS encoding uracil-DNA glycosylase, whose protein sequence is MNASQLLSVQPQDWPVAPDWRELVDGFFASTTGQRLLAFLRERLERGATIFPPQPLRALELTPLSRVRVVILGQDPYHGRGQAEGLAFSVPPGVPIPPSLRNIFQELQRDLGEPVPAFPNPGGSLLRWARHGVLLLNTCLTVEEGAPASHSGKGWEALTDAVIREVSQQASAVVFMLWGSHAQGKRPLIDASRHLVLCANHPSPLSAHRPPIPFLGCGHFSQARDWRLQHNQDAVTPVPPPSS